From one Rhodovulum sp. ES.010 genomic stretch:
- a CDS encoding class II 3-deoxy-7-phosphoheptulonate synthase: protein MTTWQKSDWRSRPRVQMPDYTDPQALAAVEAQLAKYPPLVFAGEARNLTAKLGQAARGEAFLLQGGDCAESFHEFSADTIRDTFKVLLQMAVVLTYGAKLPVIKVGRMAGQFAKPRSAPMETVGGVELPSYRGDIINGFEFTEESRVPDPNRMLQAYTQAAASLNLLRAFSKGGFADIHRVHAWTLGFTDSDEAEKYRDMANRISDTLGFMTAAGVNGGTMQGMSQVDFFTSHEALLLEYEEALCRIDSTSGNWIAGSGHMIWIGDRTRQVDGAHVEFCRGVMNPIGLKCGPSISADDLKTLIEKLNPQNVPGRLTLIARFGAGNVGDHLPRLVKVVREMGAEVVWTCDPMHGNTIKSASGFKTRPFDSVLREVQEFFAVHKAEDTIPGGVHFEMTGKDVTECTGGVRAVTDEDLSSRYHTACDPRLNASQALELAFLVAEELSARHDGTAAAAAL from the coding sequence ATGACGACGTGGCAGAAATCCGACTGGCGGTCGCGGCCCCGGGTGCAGATGCCCGACTATACCGACCCGCAAGCGTTGGCAGCCGTCGAGGCGCAGCTTGCCAAGTATCCGCCGCTGGTCTTCGCCGGCGAGGCCCGCAACCTGACCGCCAAGCTCGGCCAGGCGGCCCGTGGCGAGGCGTTCCTGCTGCAGGGCGGCGACTGCGCCGAAAGCTTTCACGAGTTCTCGGCCGACACGATCCGCGACACCTTCAAGGTCCTGCTGCAGATGGCGGTGGTGTTGACTTACGGCGCCAAGCTGCCGGTCATCAAGGTCGGCCGGATGGCGGGCCAGTTCGCCAAGCCGCGTTCGGCCCCGATGGAAACCGTGGGCGGCGTGGAACTGCCCAGCTATCGCGGCGACATCATCAACGGTTTCGAGTTCACCGAAGAGTCCCGCGTACCCGATCCGAACCGGATGCTGCAGGCCTACACACAGGCCGCTGCCTCGTTGAACCTCTTGCGGGCCTTCTCCAAGGGCGGCTTCGCCGACATTCACCGGGTGCATGCCTGGACGCTGGGCTTCACCGATAGCGACGAGGCCGAGAAATACCGCGACATGGCCAACCGGATCAGCGACACGCTGGGCTTCATGACGGCCGCGGGCGTGAACGGCGGCACCATGCAAGGCATGTCGCAGGTCGATTTCTTCACCAGCCACGAGGCTTTGCTTCTGGAATACGAAGAAGCGCTCTGCCGGATCGACTCGACGTCCGGAAACTGGATCGCGGGCTCGGGCCACATGATCTGGATCGGCGACCGCACCCGCCAGGTGGATGGCGCCCATGTGGAATTCTGCCGCGGCGTGATGAATCCGATCGGCCTGAAATGCGGCCCCTCGATCAGCGCGGACGACTTGAAGACCCTGATCGAGAAGCTGAACCCGCAGAATGTCCCCGGCCGCCTGACGCTGATTGCGCGGTTCGGAGCGGGAAATGTCGGCGACCACCTGCCGCGGCTCGTCAAGGTCGTGCGCGAAATGGGGGCCGAAGTCGTGTGGACCTGCGACCCGATGCACGGCAACACGATCAAGTCGGCGTCAGGCTTCAAGACGCGGCCATTCGACAGCGTGCTGCGCGAGGTGCAAGAGTTCTTCGCCGTCCACAAGGCGGAAGACACGATTCCCGGCGGCGTGCATTTCGAGATGACGGGCAAGGACGTAACCGAATGCACCGGCGGCGTGCGGGCCGTGACCGACGAGGACCTGTCCTCGCGCTACCACACCGCCTGCGATCCGCGCCTGAATGCCAGCCAGGCGCTGGAGCTGGCCTTCCTCGTAGCCGAGGAACTTTCGGCCCGTCATGACGGGACGGCAGCGGCAGCGGCGCTCTGA
- a CDS encoding PLP-dependent aspartate aminotransferase family protein, which yields MTDSPHIPARRQPWPDNAARPVATPLQPSVVYATLDPDALDAQYEGRTRGYAYAREGHPNADVLAATIDRMEGAEGGVVTGSGMAAVGVAMLAALKAGNHVVGGDQLYGRSLRMLTEDLPRLGISTTFADATDTGAIAAALRPETRMILIETVSNPTLRVADLDGIARLARDRGILLAVDNTFTTPRALRPFEHGADIVIHSVTKLLAGHADATLGYVAARDPALTEAMRTATATWGTTPSPFDCWLAERGLLSFELRYDRAEATATRLADHLATLPGVARVLYPGRADHPDHNRAGALLQGRFGNMLSFELQGGRAAANAFTRACPVAFAPTLGDIATTLSHPASSSHRALTPQARAGLGISEGFFRVSVGVEPAETLLAEFEAGVRAAG from the coding sequence ATGACCGACAGCCCGCATATTCCTGCCCGCCGCCAGCCTTGGCCCGACAATGCCGCGCGCCCCGTGGCGACACCGCTCCAGCCCTCGGTGGTCTACGCCACACTCGACCCGGACGCGCTGGACGCGCAATACGAAGGCCGGACGCGGGGCTATGCCTACGCGCGCGAGGGCCACCCCAATGCCGACGTGCTGGCGGCGACGATCGACCGGATGGAGGGCGCCGAAGGAGGTGTCGTCACCGGGTCGGGCATGGCCGCAGTCGGGGTGGCGATGCTCGCCGCGCTGAAGGCGGGCAATCATGTCGTGGGCGGCGACCAGCTTTACGGGCGCTCGCTGCGGATGCTGACCGAGGACCTGCCGCGCCTTGGCATCTCCACCACCTTCGCCGATGCGACCGACACCGGTGCCATCGCCGCAGCGCTGCGCCCCGAAACGCGGATGATCCTGATCGAGACGGTCTCGAACCCCACGCTGCGCGTCGCGGATCTCGACGGGATCGCGCGGCTGGCGCGCGACCGCGGCATCCTGCTGGCCGTGGACAATACCTTCACCACGCCCCGCGCGCTTCGCCCGTTCGAGCATGGCGCAGATATCGTCATCCACTCGGTGACGAAACTGCTGGCCGGCCATGCGGATGCGACACTCGGCTACGTCGCCGCCCGCGACCCCGCCCTGACCGAGGCAATGCGCACAGCCACCGCGACCTGGGGCACGACGCCCAGCCCATTTGACTGCTGGCTGGCGGAGCGGGGGCTGTTGTCCTTCGAGTTGCGCTATGACCGGGCGGAGGCCACGGCGACGCGCTTGGCCGACCACCTCGCGACGCTGCCGGGGGTGGCGCGTGTGCTCTATCCCGGCCGCGCCGATCACCCCGACCACAATAGGGCGGGCGCACTCTTGCAGGGCCGCTTCGGCAACATGCTTAGTTTCGAGTTGCAGGGCGGGCGCGCGGCGGCCAACGCCTTCACCCGGGCCTGTCCGGTCGCCTTCGCGCCAACGCTCGGCGATATCGCGACGACGCTGTCGCACCCGGCCTCGTCGTCGCACCGCGCGCTCACACCGCAGGCGCGGGCGGGTTTGGGAATCTCGGAAGGGTTCTTCCGGGTCTCGGTCGGGGTCGAGCCGGCCGAAACTCTCCTTGCCGAGTTCGAGGCGGGGGTGCGGGCGGCGGGCTGA
- a CDS encoding PQQ-dependent sugar dehydrogenase, with the protein MKTVCTSLLGLAGLALVALATPPARALDSSTGPLRIERVAGELIEPWAVAFLPGGGLLVTERGGRLWHIAGGKRTDVAGVPSVAAVGQGGLLDVMVPRDFAESREVFLSYAKAQGRGEGTALGVGRLSADGARLEGFREIFEMAPGARGGRHFGSRIVEGPDGHLFVTIGERGDRPSAQDLGQHKGSVIRLNRDGSVPADNPFVALAGAQPEIWSYGHRNPQGAALDLRGRLWVHEHGARGGDEVNRVEKGVNYGWPVISYGRHYSGATIGEGTEKAGMTQPAHYWDPSIAPSGLVVYSGALWPEWRGDFFAGSLNSDFISRLDPDAGFAEERLAAPQTGRVRDVAEGPDGAIWFLSVTNGALYRIVPD; encoded by the coding sequence ATGAAAACGGTGTGTACATCGCTTCTCGGCCTCGCCGGCCTGGCCCTCGTCGCCCTCGCCACGCCGCCGGCGCGCGCCCTGGATAGTTCCACGGGCCCCTTGCGTATCGAGCGAGTGGCCGGCGAGCTGATTGAACCCTGGGCGGTCGCGTTCCTGCCCGGCGGCGGCCTTCTGGTGACGGAGCGTGGCGGGCGGCTTTGGCATATCGCCGGGGGCAAACGAACGGACGTGGCCGGCGTGCCGTCGGTCGCAGCGGTCGGGCAGGGCGGACTTCTCGACGTGATGGTGCCCCGCGACTTCGCCGAGAGCCGCGAGGTCTTTCTCAGCTACGCCAAGGCGCAAGGGCGGGGCGAGGGCACGGCGCTCGGCGTGGGGCGCCTGTCGGCGGACGGCGCGCGGCTCGAGGGTTTCCGCGAGATATTCGAGATGGCGCCCGGTGCCCGGGGCGGGCGCCATTTCGGCTCGCGCATCGTCGAGGGGCCGGACGGTCATCTCTTCGTCACCATCGGCGAGCGCGGTGATCGTCCCTCCGCACAGGACCTCGGCCAACACAAGGGCTCGGTCATCCGGCTGAACCGCGACGGTTCGGTGCCCGCCGACAACCCTTTCGTAGCACTGGCGGGGGCGCAGCCCGAGATCTGGTCCTATGGGCATCGCAACCCGCAAGGCGCGGCACTCGACCTTCGGGGGCGGCTCTGGGTCCACGAACATGGCGCGCGCGGCGGCGACGAGGTGAACCGGGTCGAGAAGGGGGTGAACTATGGCTGGCCGGTCATTTCCTACGGCCGGCACTATTCCGGGGCGACAATCGGCGAAGGCACGGAAAAGGCGGGCATGACGCAACCGGCGCACTACTGGGATCCCTCGATCGCCCCGTCCGGCCTGGTCGTCTATTCCGGCGCGCTCTGGCCCGAATGGCGCGGCGATTTTTTCGCCGGCAGCCTGAATTCGGACTTCATATCCCGCCTCGACCCCGATGCGGGCTTTGCCGAGGAGCGTCTCGCCGCACCCCAGACGGGGCGCGTGCGCGACGTGGCCGAGGGACCCGACGGGGCGATCTGGTTCCTCTCGGTCACCAACGGGGCGCTTTACCGGATCGTACCGGACTAG
- the gmk gene encoding guanylate kinase translates to MDDRRGLLIILSSPSGAGKSTLARRLRDWDPEIVFSVSATTRPPRAGEVEGRDYHFLSESQFKTEVAKGAMLEHAFVFGNFYGSPEAPVREAIEEGRDVLFDIDWQGAQQIRNSALGQHTLSIFLLPPSIAELRRRLETRGQDTAETIGKRMQKSWDEISHWDGYDFVLVNDDLDATEAKLKTILTATRLRRSQQPGLTEHVRALQAEFEAL, encoded by the coding sequence ATGGACGACCGGCGCGGGCTTCTCATCATCCTCTCCTCGCCCTCCGGGGCCGGCAAGTCGACGCTGGCCCGCCGGCTGCGCGACTGGGACCCCGAGATCGTGTTCTCGGTCTCGGCCACCACGCGCCCGCCCCGCGCCGGCGAGGTCGAGGGGCGCGACTACCATTTCCTAAGCGAGTCGCAGTTCAAGACCGAGGTGGCGAAAGGCGCGATGCTGGAACACGCCTTCGTCTTCGGCAATTTCTACGGCTCGCCGGAGGCGCCGGTGCGCGAGGCGATCGAAGAGGGCCGCGACGTGCTGTTCGACATCGACTGGCAGGGGGCGCAGCAGATCCGGAATTCGGCGCTCGGCCAACACACACTGTCGATCTTCCTGCTGCCGCCATCCATCGCGGAACTGCGCCGCCGGCTGGAGACGCGCGGCCAGGACACGGCCGAGACCATCGGCAAACGGATGCAGAAGAGCTGGGACGAGATCAGCCACTGGGACGGCTACGATTTCGTGCTGGTGAACGACGATCTCGACGCCACCGAGGCGAAACTCAAAACGATCCTGACCGCAACCCGCCTGCGGCGCAGCCAGCAGCCCGGCCTTACCGAGCATGTGCGCGCCCTGCAGGCCGAATTCGAGGCCCTGTGA
- a CDS encoding gamma carbonic anhydrase family protein, protein MTLYSLDGIAPKLPVDGNCWVAPDANLIGKVTLESGASVWFGCTLRGDNEPITVGAGSNVQENTVCHTDMGFPLVIGPGCTIGHKAMLHGCTIGENSLIGMGATILNGARIGKNCLIGACALVTEGKEIPDGSMVMGSPGKVVRQLDEAAIESLRKSARHYQENMRRYRAGLAEA, encoded by the coding sequence ATGACGCTCTACTCGCTCGACGGTATCGCCCCGAAGCTGCCAGTCGACGGCAATTGCTGGGTGGCGCCCGATGCCAACCTGATCGGCAAGGTTACCCTCGAAAGCGGCGCGTCGGTCTGGTTCGGCTGCACGCTCAGAGGCGATAACGAGCCGATCACCGTGGGCGCGGGGAGCAACGTGCAAGAAAACACCGTCTGCCATACCGACATGGGCTTTCCGCTGGTGATCGGGCCCGGCTGCACCATCGGGCACAAGGCGATGCTGCATGGCTGCACTATCGGCGAAAACAGCCTGATCGGGATGGGCGCAACGATCCTGAACGGCGCGAGGATCGGCAAGAACTGCCTGATCGGCGCCTGCGCGCTGGTTACCGAGGGCAAGGAGATTCCCGATGGCAGTATGGTGATGGGCAGCCCCGGGAAGGTGGTGCGCCAGCTCGACGAGGCGGCCATCGAGAGCTTGCGCAAGTCCGCCCGGCACTACCAGGAGAACATGCGCCGCTACCGCGCCGGGCTTGCCGAGGCGTGA
- a CDS encoding GlxA family transcriptional regulator: MLSFACAIEPFRIANRMSGKTLYRWRLAGEGGEWATCSNGTRVALDMDLGELGRDETVLVCGGVGVQSATTKRLVGWLRREARKGRNVAGLCTAAHALARAGLLDGKRATIHWENQDSFSEDFPEIELTKSVFVIDGNRMTTAGGTSSIDLALTMIAETHGEDLANAVADQLIYSSIRTDQDTQRLSIPTRIGVRHPKLSQVIQVMEKNLEDPISPAILARDVGMSTRQLERLFRRYLNRSPKRYYMELRLSKARNLLMQTDMSVINVALACGFASPSHFSKCYRAHYNTTPYRERGSKAGRSPG; encoded by the coding sequence ATGCTCAGCTTCGCCTGCGCGATCGAGCCATTCCGGATCGCCAACCGCATGTCGGGGAAGACTCTTTATCGCTGGCGCCTTGCGGGCGAAGGCGGCGAGTGGGCGACCTGCTCGAACGGCACGCGCGTCGCGCTCGACATGGATTTGGGCGAGCTTGGCCGCGACGAGACGGTGCTGGTCTGCGGCGGCGTGGGCGTGCAGTCGGCCACCACCAAGCGGTTGGTCGGCTGGCTGCGACGCGAGGCGCGAAAGGGGCGCAACGTCGCGGGGCTGTGCACCGCGGCGCATGCGCTGGCCCGGGCCGGGCTGCTGGACGGCAAGCGCGCCACGATCCACTGGGAGAACCAAGACAGCTTTTCCGAGGATTTCCCAGAGATCGAGCTGACGAAATCGGTCTTCGTGATCGACGGCAACCGGATGACCACCGCTGGCGGCACGTCCTCGATCGACCTGGCGCTGACGATGATCGCCGAGACGCATGGCGAAGACCTCGCCAACGCGGTGGCCGATCAGCTGATCTATTCGTCGATCCGCACCGATCAGGACACGCAGCGGCTATCGATCCCGACGCGGATCGGGGTGCGCCATCCCAAGCTCAGCCAGGTGATCCAGGTCATGGAGAAGAACCTGGAGGACCCGATATCGCCGGCGATATTGGCCCGCGACGTCGGCATGTCGACGCGCCAGCTTGAGCGGCTGTTCCGGCGCTACCTTAACCGCAGTCCCAAGCGGTACTACATGGAACTGCGGCTTTCGAAGGCGCGCAACCTGTTGATGCAGACCGACATGAGCGTGATCAACGTGGCACTGGCCTGCGGCTTCGCTTCGCCGTCGCATTTTTCGAAATGCTACCGGGCGCATTACAACACTACCCCCTATCGCGAGCGCGGCAGCAAGGCGGGGCGCAGCCCGGGATAG
- a CDS encoding PAS domain-containing protein: protein MTEKENRLRAAVIALAGYRSGERLSALDEIEAYWQGLRDDSGIAPSRAELDPRGFSKALSNCFVAEAIAPRHLRLRLTGQHLTEVMGMDMRGMPLSAMILPDSRPHLEELLSEAIAGVPEPLRLTLFAPPRFGQPALYGGLLLLPLRGEMGAPQRMLGAFATVGKPGRGPRRFRIIEAGETQRPSPEANGRPALRVIEGGLSETV, encoded by the coding sequence ATGACGGAGAAGGAAAATCGTCTGCGCGCGGCGGTCATCGCACTGGCCGGCTATCGCAGCGGAGAGCGGCTGTCGGCGCTCGACGAGATCGAGGCCTACTGGCAAGGGCTGCGCGACGACTCCGGCATCGCGCCCAGCCGCGCGGAACTCGATCCGCGCGGGTTTTCCAAGGCGTTGTCGAACTGCTTCGTTGCCGAGGCGATCGCCCCGCGCCACCTGCGCCTGCGCCTGACCGGCCAGCATCTGACCGAGGTGATGGGGATGGACATGCGCGGGATGCCGCTTTCTGCCATGATCCTGCCCGATTCCCGCCCGCATCTGGAAGAGTTGCTGTCCGAAGCGATCGCGGGGGTGCCTGAACCGCTGCGCCTCACCCTGTTCGCGCCGCCGCGTTTCGGCCAACCGGCGCTGTATGGCGGTCTGCTGCTGCTGCCGCTGCGCGGCGAAATGGGCGCGCCGCAGCGCATGCTCGGGGCCTTCGCCACGGTCGGCAAGCCGGGCCGGGGCCCGCGCCGGTTCCGCATCATCGAGGCTGGCGAAACCCAGCGTCCAAGCCCGGAGGCAAACGGCCGGCCGGCGCTGCGCGTGATTGAAGGCGGCCTCAGCGAAACCGTCTAG
- a CDS encoding YicC/YloC family endoribonuclease: protein MPDSMTAFATRRGQAHDHAWTWEMRSVNGKGLDLRLRVPDWVPGLEPAVRTAVQGRLGRGNVTVGLKLSHEPGAGAAALDAGALEAALAMVRHVEAAAAEHNLRLAPPTAADILALPGVTGAVLPETDVAALRAALIANFEGLLDEFAAMRATEGNALEAVLRDHLAEIAELVEAAAEAAEARRDQWAESLRMNLARVLDNSEGSDAARVAQELALIAVKSDVREELERLAAHVAAARALLDGAGPIGRKLDFLMQEFNREANTLCSKAQSTTLTGIGLDLKHVIDQMREQVQNVE from the coding sequence ATGCCTGACTCGATGACAGCCTTCGCCACGCGGCGCGGGCAGGCTCATGACCACGCCTGGACCTGGGAGATGCGGTCGGTCAACGGCAAGGGGCTCGACCTGCGCCTTCGGGTGCCGGACTGGGTGCCCGGTCTCGAGCCGGCGGTGCGGACGGCGGTGCAGGGGCGCCTTGGGCGCGGGAACGTCACGGTAGGACTGAAACTCTCGCACGAGCCGGGCGCCGGGGCGGCTGCGCTCGATGCCGGGGCGCTGGAGGCCGCGTTGGCGATGGTCAGGCATGTGGAGGCTGCCGCGGCCGAGCACAACCTGCGGCTCGCGCCCCCGACCGCGGCGGATATCCTGGCGCTGCCTGGCGTCACCGGCGCCGTGCTGCCCGAGACGGATGTGGCCGCCCTGCGTGCGGCGCTCATTGCCAATTTCGAGGGGCTGCTCGACGAATTCGCGGCGATGCGCGCCACCGAGGGCAATGCGCTGGAGGCGGTGCTGCGAGACCACCTGGCCGAAATCGCCGAACTGGTCGAGGCCGCGGCGGAAGCGGCGGAGGCGCGCCGTGACCAGTGGGCCGAGAGCTTGCGCATGAACCTTGCCCGCGTGCTGGACAACAGCGAGGGCTCTGACGCGGCCCGCGTGGCGCAGGAGCTTGCGCTGATCGCCGTGAAATCGGACGTGCGCGAGGAACTCGAACGGCTGGCGGCGCATGTGGCGGCGGCGCGTGCGCTGCTAGACGGGGCGGGGCCGATAGGGCGCAAGCTCGACTTCCTGATGCAGGAGTTCAACCGGGAGGCCAACACGCTGTGTTCCAAGGCGCAATCTACGACGCTGACAGGGATCGGGCTTGACCTCAAGCACGTGATCGACCAGATGCGCGAGCAGGTCCAGAACGTGGAGTAG